The proteins below are encoded in one region of Microbacterium pygmaeum:
- a CDS encoding DEAD/DEAH box helicase → MSGASPAERYARASQDRSHPLTTDFAASQRFELDPFQIAGCHALEEDRSVLVAAPTGAGKTIVGEFAIHLAMRETGDKAFYTTPIKALSNQKFRELQNVYGPENVGLLTGDTTINGNARIVVMTTEVLRNMLYADSAALRGLRFVVMDEVHYLADRFRGAVWEEIIIHLPQSVRLVSLSATVSNAEEFGDWLDTVRGDTEVIVSEIRPVPLEQHVLVRGDLLPLFDDRAGIATAQVNQELMRIRSFKGPAFENNRRAQSMRSASAQNGGRYEAGGRYQGFGRRPNKGGQRPVRSANVHKIERMDRPDVVTLLERSNLLPAIFFIFSRVGCDAAVQQVRRSGVRLTSPEERAEIRAIVDERTRTLRDEDLAVLGYYEWVDNLERGVASHHAGLLPAFKEVVEDLFKRKLVKVVFATETLALGINMPARTVVLEKLEKFNGEARVAITSGEYTQLTGRAGRRGIDVEGHAVIQWTEGLDPQQVAALASRRTYPLNSSFRPTYNMAVNLIDQFGRPRSREILESSFAQFQADRAVVGIARQVREAEESLAGYAKAMTCDRGDFTEYSEIRRDLSDAEKLNRKDATASRAIRDARQREIGGLRRRMQRHPCHTCPDREQHARWAERYWKLKRTVDKMRSSIQARTGTVARIFDRVVDVLTELDYVAVDEEGTTTLTPAGRRMRRIYGERDLLVAEALRRGLWNDLDAASLAALTCSLVYEPRRDEGQNEHGMPRGAFRTALSETQTLWQRLDDLEHDNHLPGTEPVAIGLAQAMHSWARGVALDRVLIEADMAAGDFVRVAKQTIDLLDQLSIVADNPLATTARKALDAVRRGIVAYSSV, encoded by the coding sequence GTGAGCGGGGCGAGCCCGGCAGAGCGCTACGCGCGGGCATCGCAGGATCGCAGCCACCCTCTCACGACCGACTTCGCGGCATCGCAGCGGTTCGAGCTGGATCCGTTCCAGATCGCCGGATGTCACGCGCTCGAAGAGGATCGCAGCGTCCTGGTCGCCGCGCCCACCGGCGCCGGCAAGACGATCGTCGGAGAGTTCGCCATCCATCTGGCGATGCGCGAGACGGGTGACAAGGCGTTCTATACGACGCCGATCAAGGCGCTGTCGAACCAGAAGTTCCGCGAGCTGCAAAACGTCTACGGCCCTGAGAACGTCGGGCTGCTCACCGGCGACACGACCATCAACGGCAACGCGCGCATCGTCGTGATGACGACCGAAGTGCTCCGCAACATGCTCTACGCCGACTCGGCGGCCCTGCGCGGTCTGCGATTCGTCGTGATGGACGAGGTGCACTACCTCGCCGACCGGTTCCGCGGCGCCGTGTGGGAGGAGATCATCATCCACCTCCCGCAGAGCGTGCGGCTGGTCTCGCTGAGCGCGACCGTCTCCAACGCTGAGGAGTTCGGCGATTGGCTGGACACGGTGCGCGGCGACACCGAGGTGATCGTCTCGGAGATCCGGCCCGTCCCGCTGGAACAGCACGTCCTGGTGCGCGGCGACCTGCTGCCGCTGTTCGACGACCGCGCCGGTATCGCCACCGCGCAGGTGAACCAGGAGCTCATGCGCATCCGGTCGTTCAAAGGCCCCGCGTTCGAGAACAACCGCCGAGCGCAGTCGATGCGCAGCGCGTCGGCCCAGAACGGCGGGCGGTACGAGGCGGGCGGCCGGTACCAGGGGTTCGGGCGACGACCGAACAAGGGCGGCCAGCGGCCGGTGCGATCGGCCAACGTGCACAAGATCGAGCGGATGGACCGGCCCGATGTCGTCACGCTCCTCGAGCGCTCCAACCTGCTGCCGGCCATCTTCTTCATCTTCAGCCGCGTGGGCTGCGATGCGGCCGTTCAGCAGGTGCGGCGTTCCGGGGTGCGGCTGACTTCGCCCGAGGAGCGCGCCGAGATCCGTGCGATCGTCGATGAGCGCACGCGGACGCTCCGGGACGAGGATCTCGCGGTCCTCGGATACTACGAATGGGTCGACAACCTGGAGCGGGGCGTCGCGTCGCATCACGCAGGGCTCCTGCCGGCCTTCAAGGAGGTCGTCGAAGACCTCTTCAAACGCAAGCTCGTCAAGGTCGTCTTCGCGACCGAGACGCTCGCGCTCGGCATCAACATGCCAGCCCGGACGGTCGTGCTGGAGAAGCTCGAGAAGTTCAACGGCGAGGCCCGCGTGGCGATCACGTCGGGGGAGTACACCCAGTTGACCGGCCGCGCGGGCCGTCGCGGAATCGACGTCGAAGGTCACGCCGTGATCCAGTGGACCGAGGGACTGGACCCGCAGCAGGTCGCTGCGCTCGCCTCGCGGCGCACATACCCCCTGAACTCGAGCTTCCGGCCGACCTACAACATGGCCGTCAACCTGATCGATCAGTTCGGGCGCCCCCGGTCGCGCGAGATCCTGGAATCCTCGTTCGCGCAGTTCCAGGCCGATCGCGCGGTCGTGGGCATCGCCCGTCAGGTGCGCGAGGCGGAGGAGTCCCTCGCGGGGTATGCGAAGGCGATGACCTGCGACCGCGGCGACTTCACGGAGTACTCCGAGATCCGGCGTGACCTCAGCGATGCCGAGAAGCTCAACCGGAAGGACGCCACGGCGTCGCGCGCGATCCGCGACGCACGGCAGCGCGAGATCGGCGGGCTCCGTCGGCGGATGCAGCGGCATCCGTGCCACACGTGTCCTGACCGTGAACAGCATGCCCGCTGGGCCGAGCGGTACTGGAAGCTCAAGCGCACCGTCGACAAGATGCGCTCGTCGATCCAGGCCCGCACCGGCACGGTCGCGCGCATCTTCGACCGGGTGGTGGATGTCCTCACCGAACTGGACTACGTCGCCGTCGACGAGGAGGGCACCACCACGCTGACGCCGGCCGGCCGGCGCATGCGGCGGATCTACGGCGAACGCGATCTGCTGGTCGCGGAGGCGCTGCGTCGCGGATTGTGGAATGACCTGGATGCCGCCTCTCTGGCCGCTCTCACATGCAGCCTCGTCTACGAACCGCGCAGGGACGAGGGGCAGAACGAGCACGGGATGCCGCGCGGTGCGTTCCGCACCGCCCTCAGCGAGACCCAGACACTCTGGCAGCGCCTCGACGACCTCGAGCACGACAACCATCTGCCCGGCACCGAGCCCGTGGCGATCGGACTCGCGCAGGCGATGCACTCCTGGGCGCGCGGCGTCGCGCTGGACCGGGTCCTGATCGAAGCCGACATGGCGGCCGGTGACTTCGTCCGGGTGGCCAAGCAGACGATCGACCTCCTCGATCAGCTCTCGATCGTGGCCGACAATCCGCTTGCGACGACGGCGCGCAAGGCGCTGGACGCGGTGCGTCGCGGCATCGTCGCATACAGCTCGGTCTGA
- the tatC gene encoding twin-arginine translocase subunit TatC, with protein sequence MSLGQHLVELRKRLIWAALALIVGMVVAFFITDWVIWLITGPIRQIAEAEGDAAKVELMFSTVTGAFDLRLRMSFAIGLMISAPVWLWQIWAFVMPGLTRKEIRYTVGFVAAAVPLFFAGCYVGLLVMPHVIEIMNSFVPDGGASFFDASYYYDFVFKLLIVVGVSFVLPVFLVALNLAGVMSGKAILKGWRVAVIVAVVFSALATPAADIVSMLMLAGMLIVLFFAAAGLSLLFDRRRAKRNADILPPGAVA encoded by the coding sequence ATGTCGCTCGGCCAGCATCTGGTCGAGCTGCGCAAACGCCTCATATGGGCGGCGCTGGCGCTGATCGTCGGCATGGTGGTGGCCTTCTTCATCACCGACTGGGTCATCTGGCTCATCACCGGACCGATCCGTCAGATCGCCGAAGCCGAAGGTGACGCGGCCAAGGTCGAGCTGATGTTCAGCACCGTCACCGGTGCGTTCGACCTGCGTCTGCGGATGTCGTTCGCCATCGGTCTGATGATCTCGGCGCCGGTCTGGCTGTGGCAGATCTGGGCATTCGTGATGCCCGGTCTCACCCGCAAGGAGATCCGCTACACCGTCGGCTTCGTCGCCGCCGCCGTGCCGCTCTTCTTCGCCGGCTGCTATGTCGGACTGCTGGTCATGCCGCACGTCATCGAGATCATGAACTCCTTCGTCCCCGACGGCGGCGCGTCCTTCTTCGACGCGAGCTACTACTACGACTTCGTCTTCAAGCTCCTGATCGTCGTCGGCGTCTCGTTCGTGCTCCCGGTCTTCCTCGTCGCGCTCAATCTGGCGGGGGTCATGAGCGGCAAGGCGATCCTGAAGGGCTGGCGGGTCGCGGTGATCGTCGCGGTGGTCTTCTCGGCGCTGGCGACGCCCGCCGCCGACATCGTGAGCATGCTGATGCTGGCCGGGATGCTGATCGTGCTGTTCTTCGCGGCGGCCGGCCTGTCCCTGCTCTTCGATCGGCGACGGGCCAAGCGCAACGCCGACATCCTGCCGCCGGGAGCCGTCGCGTGA
- the tatA gene encoding twin-arginine translocase TatA/TatE family subunit → MLQGLTGWHFLIILAVILLLFGAAKLPALAKSMGQSARVFKGEMKAMKDEDTTAGKTDAVEAPASGATVSSNVADASRTADPKP, encoded by the coding sequence ATGCTGCAAGGTCTCACAGGATGGCATTTCCTGATCATCCTCGCGGTCATCCTTTTGCTGTTCGGTGCAGCGAAGCTGCCCGCACTCGCCAAGAGCATGGGCCAGTCCGCCCGTGTCTTCAAGGGTGAGATGAAGGCGATGAAGGACGAAGACACGACCGCGGGGAAGACGGACGCGGTGGAGGCTCCCGCAAGCGGGGCGACGGTCAGTTCGAACGTCGCCGACGCGAGCAGGACCGCTGATCCCAAACCCTGA
- a CDS encoding helix-turn-helix transcriptional regulator: MSAARKPLVATDRAALMLQLVPYLIGKGEVSIAEAADEFDVTADQMRAMVETLTVIGLPGDGGYWQMANDLFDIDWDLLDERDIIVITNSVALERAPKLTAREAAALLTGLQMARAIPGVGDTDLFAGLLAKLSRGASSTPADVILAPVSVDRVRDVVADALRRRVAVSFTYKAPDAAPTTRTVDPVKVQIATGEWYLQGWCHLREAMRTFHLDRVSDIELTEIPIEHGEDRVPGWFESDGGEIVTRIRLPEAVVPLLGDYLDRATTEVVDGQVIASMRVADEFSVRRLAARRGGAVEVLEPDAARAATAAWAEAGLAQYR, from the coding sequence ATGAGCGCCGCGCGCAAGCCCCTCGTGGCCACCGACCGGGCAGCCCTCATGCTCCAGCTCGTGCCCTACCTGATCGGCAAGGGCGAGGTCTCCATCGCCGAGGCGGCCGATGAATTCGACGTGACGGCCGATCAGATGCGCGCCATGGTCGAGACCCTGACGGTGATCGGCCTGCCCGGAGACGGCGGGTACTGGCAGATGGCGAACGATCTCTTCGACATCGACTGGGACCTGCTCGATGAGCGCGACATCATCGTGATCACCAACTCGGTCGCCCTCGAGCGCGCCCCCAAGCTCACGGCGCGCGAGGCCGCCGCCCTGCTCACCGGTCTGCAGATGGCGCGCGCGATCCCCGGAGTCGGCGACACCGACCTGTTCGCGGGACTGCTGGCCAAACTCTCCCGCGGCGCGTCGAGCACGCCGGCCGACGTCATCCTGGCGCCGGTCTCGGTCGATCGCGTCCGCGACGTCGTCGCCGATGCCCTGCGTCGCCGCGTCGCGGTGTCGTTCACCTACAAGGCTCCGGATGCCGCGCCCACGACGCGCACCGTGGACCCGGTGAAGGTTCAGATCGCCACCGGCGAGTGGTACCTGCAGGGCTGGTGCCACCTGCGGGAGGCGATGCGCACGTTCCACCTCGATCGGGTGAGCGACATCGAGCTGACCGAGATCCCCATCGAGCACGGAGAGGATCGCGTGCCGGGGTGGTTCGAATCGGACGGTGGCGAGATCGTGACCCGCATCCGCCTCCCGGAGGCGGTCGTGCCGCTGCTGGGCGACTACCTGGATCGCGCGACGACCGAGGTCGTCGATGGGCAGGTGATCGCCTCGATGCGCGTCGCCGACGAGTTCAGCGTGCGACGGCTCGCTGCGCGGCGCGGTGGCGCCGTCGAGGTGCTCGAGCCTGACGCGGCCCGCGCGGCGACGGCGGCCTGGGCCGAAGCAGGACTCGCGCAGTACCGCTGA
- a CDS encoding helix-turn-helix transcriptional regulator: MPANTSAKNAPEERLVNLVVALIATDQGLTKDTILGSVAGYREQSESGASKDALEKMFERDKESLRRLGVPIETIGDWADPDDLREARYRIPMAEYALPADISFTPAELALLNLAGGVWSESSMSTEARSGLRKIRALGIPVDEPIIGYSPRISLREASFPQIQQAIESSRIVSFLYLKPGEDAPRERRIRPLALVEYEGRWHVFGIDVKAQAERTFLLTRIVGDVQVTRESFDASLRDGAGERALAGLDAVAAGNRALLEVNPGTEAALRLSRRASPAEQGIHVPFVDIHVFADELASYGPEVRVVEPGELREQVIERLQRVRDAHGVAV; this comes from the coding sequence GTGCCCGCGAACACTTCTGCGAAGAACGCTCCCGAGGAGCGGCTCGTCAACCTGGTCGTCGCGCTCATCGCGACCGACCAGGGGCTGACGAAGGACACCATCCTCGGCTCGGTCGCGGGCTATCGCGAGCAGAGCGAGAGCGGCGCATCCAAGGACGCGCTCGAGAAGATGTTCGAACGCGACAAGGAGAGCCTGCGGCGCCTGGGCGTGCCCATCGAGACCATCGGCGACTGGGCCGACCCCGACGACCTGCGCGAGGCCCGCTACCGGATCCCGATGGCCGAATACGCGCTGCCCGCGGACATCAGCTTCACGCCGGCCGAACTCGCGCTGCTCAATCTCGCCGGAGGCGTCTGGAGCGAGAGCTCGATGTCGACCGAGGCCCGCAGCGGGCTGCGGAAGATCCGGGCCCTCGGCATCCCGGTCGACGAGCCGATCATCGGCTACTCGCCCCGGATCAGCCTGCGCGAGGCATCCTTCCCGCAGATCCAGCAGGCCATCGAGTCGTCGCGGATCGTCAGCTTCCTCTACCTGAAGCCGGGTGAGGATGCACCGCGGGAGCGGCGGATCCGGCCGCTCGCACTCGTCGAGTACGAGGGGCGCTGGCACGTCTTCGGCATCGACGTGAAGGCGCAGGCCGAGCGCACGTTCCTGCTCACGCGCATCGTCGGCGACGTCCAGGTGACGCGGGAATCGTTCGACGCGTCACTGCGCGATGGTGCGGGGGAGCGGGCACTGGCGGGCTTGGATGCCGTCGCCGCCGGCAATCGCGCACTCCTGGAGGTCAATCCCGGCACTGAGGCCGCGCTGCGACTCAGCCGGCGCGCCAGCCCCGCAGAACAGGGGATCCATGTCCCGTTCGTCGACATCCACGTGTTCGCCGACGAACTCGCCTCGTACGGGCCCGAAGTGCGCGTGGTGGAGCCTGGCGAGCTTCGCGAACAGGTGATCGAACGTCTGCAGCGAGTGCGGGACGCGCACGGGGTCGCGGTATGA
- a CDS encoding FKBP-type peptidyl-prolyl cis-trans isomerase, translating to MRKIPASFAVLGLLGLALVGCSSAGGTAADCPRPAASASTALGAVEVTGATDELPDVQIRTPFHVTAASFQDLAAGEGPAIVTDDQLVVLDIAVLSGATGDELVATPYDGDLSRVFPVSTWLQTFPGIDGVLDCAAAGSRIVVALAPEDIDTATAASIGLAEDDSAVAVIDVRKVYLPAADGAPQFNSGAGLPTVVRAPDGRPGIIVPDADPPKDVAVQTLLKGDGPEVTGEDPVRVHYTGLTWADRTVFDTTWDGEPASLTLDAVVPGFAEALQGQTVGSQVLVVVPPDQGYGSEGSGSVPPDSTLVFVVDILGIDQAPAQ from the coding sequence GTGCGCAAGATCCCCGCTTCATTCGCGGTCCTCGGCCTCCTGGGACTCGCCCTCGTCGGCTGCTCCTCGGCCGGCGGAACCGCCGCCGACTGCCCGCGGCCCGCGGCGTCCGCCTCCACCGCGCTCGGCGCGGTAGAGGTCACCGGAGCCACCGACGAACTGCCCGACGTGCAGATCCGCACCCCGTTCCACGTCACAGCCGCCTCCTTCCAGGACCTCGCCGCAGGCGAAGGCCCCGCGATCGTCACCGACGACCAGCTCGTCGTCCTCGACATCGCCGTGCTCAGCGGCGCGACAGGGGATGAGCTCGTCGCAACGCCGTACGACGGCGACCTGTCCCGGGTCTTCCCGGTCTCGACCTGGCTGCAGACCTTCCCCGGCATCGACGGCGTCCTGGACTGCGCAGCGGCCGGCTCCCGGATCGTCGTCGCCCTCGCACCGGAGGACATCGACACCGCGACCGCCGCCAGCATCGGCCTGGCCGAGGACGACTCGGCGGTCGCCGTCATCGACGTCCGCAAGGTCTACCTGCCCGCCGCCGACGGCGCGCCGCAGTTCAACAGCGGCGCCGGGCTCCCCACCGTGGTGCGGGCACCCGACGGCCGTCCCGGCATCATCGTCCCCGATGCGGATCCGCCGAAGGACGTGGCCGTGCAGACCCTGCTCAAGGGCGACGGCCCCGAGGTGACCGGCGAGGATCCGGTACGCGTGCACTACACCGGCCTCACCTGGGCGGACCGCACCGTGTTCGACACCACCTGGGACGGCGAGCCGGCATCCCTCACCCTCGATGCCGTTGTTCCCGGCTTCGCCGAGGCGCTGCAGGGGCAGACCGTCGGGTCGCAGGTGCTCGTCGTCGTCCCGCCGGACCAGGGCTACGGGAGCGAAGGCTCCGGGTCCGTTCCGCCGGATTCGACCCTGGTGTTCGTCGTGGACATCCTTGGGATCGACCAGGCACCGGCGCAGTAG
- a CDS encoding tRNA (adenine-N1)-methyltransferase: MNSSRPSGPFRIGDRVQLTGPKGRLHTITLREDGELHTHHGVLRHTALIGQPDGIVVANSGGHEYLALRPLLRDFVMSMPRGAAIIYPKDAAQIIAQADVFPGAVVVEAGVGSGALAMWLLRAIGEHGRLISFERRAEFADVARANVETFLGETPANWDVVVGDLVEELPSAVAPASVDRVVLDMLAPWECIDAVADALTPGGVVLCYIATATQLSRVAEFIRGTGLFTDPDASETMVRGWHVEGLAVRPDHRMVAHTGFLLTARRLAPGAVLPELKRRASKSSYGDEDVELWTPGAVGDRQITDKNLRKRVREAERAADGARRAAHGSSAEGDTA; the protein is encoded by the coding sequence ATGAATTCATCACGCCCGAGCGGTCCGTTCCGGATCGGCGATCGCGTGCAGCTGACCGGACCCAAGGGCCGGCTGCACACCATCACGCTGCGCGAGGACGGCGAGCTGCACACCCATCACGGAGTGCTGCGACACACCGCACTGATCGGGCAGCCGGACGGCATCGTCGTGGCCAACAGCGGTGGTCACGAATACCTCGCGCTGCGTCCTCTGCTGCGCGACTTCGTCATGTCGATGCCGCGCGGCGCGGCAATCATCTATCCGAAGGACGCCGCGCAGATCATCGCGCAGGCCGATGTCTTCCCGGGAGCCGTCGTGGTCGAGGCGGGCGTCGGCTCCGGCGCCCTGGCGATGTGGCTGCTCCGTGCGATCGGCGAGCACGGACGCCTCATCTCATTCGAGCGACGGGCCGAGTTCGCCGATGTCGCGCGTGCCAACGTGGAGACGTTCCTCGGCGAGACGCCGGCCAACTGGGACGTGGTCGTCGGCGACCTCGTGGAGGAGCTGCCGTCGGCCGTGGCCCCGGCATCCGTCGATCGGGTCGTTCTGGACATGCTCGCCCCGTGGGAGTGCATCGACGCGGTCGCCGATGCCCTCACTCCCGGCGGCGTCGTGCTGTGCTACATCGCCACGGCCACGCAGCTCAGCCGTGTCGCCGAGTTCATCCGCGGCACGGGGCTGTTCACCGATCCGGATGCCAGCGAGACGATGGTCCGCGGGTGGCACGTCGAAGGGCTCGCCGTCCGGCCGGATCATCGCATGGTCGCCCACACCGGATTCCTCCTCACGGCGAGGCGGCTCGCCCCCGGTGCGGTGCTCCCGGAGCTCAAGCGCCGCGCATCCAAGTCCAGCTACGGCGACGAGGACGTCGAGCTGTGGACTCCGGGCGCCGTCGGCGACCGACAGATCACCGACAAGAACCTCCGCAAGCGCGTACGCGAGGCCGAGCGCGCGGCCGATGGCGCACGCCGGGCTGCGCACGGGTCAAGCGCCGAGGGCGACACCGCCTAA
- a CDS encoding HAD family hydrolase, giving the protein MSSSSLAAVLWDMDGTLVDTEPYWMAAETPLVERFGGTWSHEQALSLVGRGLEDSARIFQQAGVQMAIHDIVDHLTDAVMGQLATDGVPFRPGARDLLRSLRDAGIKTGLVTMSLRRMADTVVDLIDFDAFDVVIAGDDATRPKPFPDPYLQACAALGVAAQDTVAIEDSPTGVRSAVASGAAVIGVPLMVSIAGAGAHAVWPTLEGTSAADLRAFHSTHRAAAHPSRESRA; this is encoded by the coding sequence GTGAGTTCGAGCAGCCTGGCGGCGGTCCTGTGGGACATGGACGGAACGCTCGTGGACACCGAACCGTACTGGATGGCGGCCGAGACGCCGCTGGTGGAGCGCTTCGGCGGTACGTGGTCGCACGAACAGGCGCTGAGCCTGGTCGGCCGGGGTCTGGAGGACTCGGCGCGCATCTTCCAGCAGGCAGGCGTGCAGATGGCGATCCACGACATCGTCGACCATCTCACCGACGCGGTGATGGGCCAGCTCGCCACTGACGGGGTGCCCTTCCGGCCGGGTGCCCGTGACCTGCTGCGCTCGCTGCGAGACGCCGGGATCAAGACCGGCCTGGTGACCATGTCGCTGCGCCGGATGGCCGACACCGTGGTGGATCTCATCGACTTCGACGCGTTCGACGTGGTGATCGCCGGCGACGACGCCACGCGACCGAAGCCCTTCCCGGACCCCTACCTGCAGGCGTGTGCCGCGCTCGGGGTCGCGGCGCAGGACACGGTCGCGATCGAGGACTCACCGACCGGGGTCCGCTCGGCCGTGGCATCCGGCGCCGCCGTCATCGGCGTCCCGCTGATGGTCTCGATCGCGGGCGCTGGCGCCCATGCCGTCTGGCCGACGCTGGAGGGCACATCGGCCGCCGATCTGCGGGCGTTCCATTCGACCCACCGTGCCGCGGCGCATCCGTCGCGAGAGAGCCGAGCATGA
- a CDS encoding PAC2 family protein has product MDGLGRKVLVAAFDGWNDAGEAASAAVSHLREAGSYEPVFSVDPELYFDYQYTRPQMVADADGRRSLRWPEATILKPAAPIGDTQLWLLTGVEPARAWQAFSSELVDVALREDISGFVSLGSMMSDVPHTRPISVFAGSDSEHLRTTLDLERSTYEGPVGILSVLSHAIETAGIPSAGLWASVPHYVAGHTPSPKATLALLDRLAELTGADVPRGELGTEAVAWEASIDAAAADDEEMTEYIKQLERTRDTWDSPEASGDAIAQEFERYLRRGGDGPSKPGRDDPRRS; this is encoded by the coding sequence GTGGACGGACTGGGTCGCAAGGTGCTCGTGGCAGCGTTCGACGGATGGAATGACGCCGGCGAGGCCGCATCCGCCGCCGTGTCGCATCTGCGCGAGGCGGGGTCGTACGAACCGGTCTTCTCCGTCGACCCCGAACTGTACTTCGATTACCAGTACACGCGCCCCCAGATGGTGGCCGATGCCGACGGGCGGCGCTCGCTGCGCTGGCCGGAGGCGACGATCCTCAAGCCCGCCGCTCCGATCGGCGACACGCAGCTGTGGCTGCTGACCGGAGTGGAACCCGCGCGCGCCTGGCAGGCCTTCTCGTCCGAACTGGTCGACGTGGCTCTCCGCGAGGACATCTCGGGATTCGTCTCGCTCGGGTCGATGATGTCGGACGTGCCGCACACCCGGCCGATCTCGGTGTTCGCCGGGAGCGACAGCGAGCACCTGCGGACGACGCTCGATCTCGAGCGCAGCACCTACGAAGGACCGGTCGGCATCCTGAGCGTGCTCTCGCACGCGATCGAGACGGCGGGCATCCCCTCCGCGGGCCTCTGGGCCAGCGTTCCGCACTACGTCGCCGGGCACACCCCGTCGCCGAAGGCGACCCTGGCGCTCCTGGACCGGCTGGCGGAGCTCACCGGCGCCGACGTGCCCCGCGGCGAACTCGGCACGGAGGCCGTCGCCTGGGAGGCCTCCATCGACGCGGCCGCGGCCGACGACGAGGAGATGACGGAGTACATCAAGCAGCTTGAGCGCACCCGCGACACCTGGGACTCGCCCGAGGCGTCCGGGGACGCGATCGCCCAGGAGTTCGAACGGTATCTCCGCCGCGGCGGCGACGGGCCGAGCAAGCCCGGCCGCGACGACCCGCGCCGCTCGTAG
- a CDS encoding undecaprenyl-diphosphate phosphatase: protein MLFLEAIFLGFIQGLTEFLPISSSAHLRIVGEFLPSAQDPGAAFTAITQIGTEAAVVVFFWRDIVRIISRWFQALVGRIPRNDPDAKMGWLIIIGSIPIVVLGLLFQDQIETTFRSLWLIAGMLILFGVLLGIADHVGAKKRKLNDINVPQGIVYGLAQSLALIPGVSRSGGTITAGLFMGFERAAAARYAFLLAIPAVFGSGFYQLFKSWNEPALFGLAETAVATVVAFGVALAVIAFFMSWISKHSFLPFVVYRVALGSLLLVLLSAGVIQAY, encoded by the coding sequence ATGCTCTTCCTGGAGGCGATCTTCCTCGGATTCATCCAGGGACTCACCGAGTTCCTGCCGATCTCATCCAGCGCGCACCTGCGTATCGTCGGCGAGTTCCTGCCCAGTGCCCAGGATCCGGGTGCCGCGTTCACCGCGATCACCCAGATCGGGACCGAGGCGGCGGTGGTGGTCTTCTTCTGGCGGGACATCGTCCGCATCATCTCCCGCTGGTTCCAGGCGCTGGTGGGCAGGATCCCGCGCAACGACCCGGACGCGAAGATGGGCTGGCTGATCATCATCGGCAGCATCCCGATCGTGGTGCTGGGGCTGCTGTTCCAGGACCAGATCGAGACGACGTTCCGCTCGCTGTGGCTGATCGCCGGCATGCTCATCCTCTTCGGAGTCCTGCTGGGCATCGCCGATCACGTCGGAGCGAAGAAGCGCAAGCTCAACGACATCAACGTCCCGCAGGGCATCGTCTACGGGCTCGCGCAGTCGCTCGCGCTGATCCCCGGCGTCTCACGCTCCGGCGGCACGATCACCGCGGGGCTGTTCATGGGCTTCGAACGCGCCGCCGCGGCCCGCTACGCCTTCCTCCTCGCGATTCCTGCGGTCTTCGGCAGCGGCTTCTACCAGCTGTTCAAGAGCTGGAACGAGCCGGCCCTGTTCGGCCTCGCGGAAACGGCGGTCGCGACGGTGGTCGCGTTCGGCGTCGCGCTGGCGGTGATCGCGTTCTTCATGAGCTGGATCTCCAAGCACAGCTTCCTGCCGTTCGTGGTGTACCGCGTCGCGCTGGGTTCGCTGCTGCTGGTGCTGCTGAGCGCCGGCGTCATCCAGGCGTACTGA